The Penaeus vannamei isolate JL-2024 chromosome 4, ASM4276789v1, whole genome shotgun sequence genome segment agataaataatgaattatacactttacattttcttttcctaaaGAATTCCTTGGAAATTCAATATAACAACTGTGAGATCAAATAATACCATGCATAAAAAGCAATACATGCACTTGAACCCAACAAACTTGCCAATACAATTTACAGATAAAGCAGCCACCTTAACTGCCAAAGAACGAAATATAGCAATCATAACAAGTACGTGTATCCACAGAGCATAGGGCAACAAAAGTCATCAAAAAAGTGTCCAAATCATCCATATTACAAATACCAAAATTATGACCTGGCCTGAAGTAACTGTTCTGTATATTTACTGTGTACTCCTACTTTACAGTCGCTTAGGGGTAAATAATTCATGccagatacaaaaaaataaaataaaaaataaaaacaattgtcCAACCAAATTCCAAAATAAGGATCATCTGAAATACATGAATTTCAGTAAGCCAAACAATCCAGTCGTGATTGTCATCCAAGAAAATCTATCACGTAAAATCTTTCGAGCCTTGTTCGTAAAACAACAAATACTGTAACACTATTTACAATGGTAACAATTACAAaagaaagcaacaataacaaaataataatcataataaataaataaatatctatttcaTACCAAAGTTAAGAAACAAGGAATGATTAGCAAAAAACAGAAGATGGGTGCAGACAGGGTCAAGTAGCAAATGACAGAAATATAAAAGCCAATGAGGagtataagaaggaggagaaagatggtaaCAGACAATTACCTACTGCCAATAACACCAAGagcaatggaaggaggaggatgaagaagaggaaggaaaagggaggaaaaggaggatgaggatgaggatgtggagaaggagaaggaggagaaagaggagaaggaaaaggagaagaaagaaaatggtaaataatAATTACCTACCATCAATAACACTAAGAACAGCAATATTGTGgaaataaacacaacaaaatcaaaaatagGGAAATAAGCAACATGAAATGAACAATGACTAAAGTCATATATAATTCATCGAACAGTTACAGCCATAACAGAGAGCtgaaaagtaaaaatgaatacTTATAGGGAGAAAATGTGCAAATGTGTACTTAATCTAAAactcataatactaataaataaaaaagaaagaaagaaaaaaaaaaaacagacttagAAGAGGAGGACATAcaagaagacagagacaaaacagaataaaagaaatgagtaTCATCATGCAAACTTACCGTGAGTGTGGATGCGCGCTACGGAGTCCGTGATGTCGGTGGTGAGAGTAAAGTAGGGCAGCCACAGGTCCTCTATGTTGGTGTCACCCAAAGCATCATGGAGCAGTTTGTTGAAGCCGGCACCGGAGAACATGGACACCTCTGGGTAGGTAAGGTCAAGGGCCATACGCCATATGCTCGTCATTTTCTGGAGATGCAAATTCCAAACTTGAATTACAATTGTGATGATACTGGATTCTGGTGTCTAAGGACTGACTTCTACTTTGAATATAAATGCTCTCAAACAGATGATATATACCACACATCATATGTTTAGAGAGTTTGTAAAACTCTTTAAACATATGACGTGATTCGGTAATTGGGTTAACAAGCCACCACCTATTCAGATTCACAAATTGCAAAAATCTACCAAAAaataatacttataaatatatcttcatcatacaaaataaaagaagtgCCCTAAGAAGAAAATTATACAACACTTATTCTTGTGACTTCCTTTGTCAGACTAAAACCCTTGAAAGGATTCATAACAAGCACAAAGCACTGTAACAACTGTGAAATGTACACTGATTTTGGAGGGGTTAACAGAACCAGTAAAATAAGATGATACTGCAATATGATTCGTTTTCTCTATAAACTCTATATTTTTAGAATTTTGATTACTCACACAAGCAGTGAATTCCTACCTTACTACaattaaacaaaattaaaaacaatcATTAAGttcttaagataaaaaaaaaaaaaacacacaaacagaaaaacatacCATGCTCCATTCTCTAGCTTTCTGCGTAACTCTGGTAATGTCTTTCTCTAAGCTGTAAAGAGCACCCACAAAAGCTCCAATGCTCACACCAGCCACCATGTCAATGGGAATACCAACTTCCTGTAATCCAGTGGAGATGTAATGGTAAATAACCTGATCCATAGCTTACAAAAATATCAAAAGTTCAATTAcagacataaaatatatatatatatatatatatatatatatatatatatatatatatatatatatatatatatatatatatatatatatatatatatatatatatatatatatatatatatatatatatatatatatatatatatatatatgtcatttccTCAAAACATTTATTGGAATGCTGATATTTGTTAATTTACTAATTTCTttaaattattaacattatcattattatcaatatcatttcttacagcaaaaacacacaaaccttGATTGCTTTGATCATGCCAATATGTGCTGCACCTctagctcctcctccacctagcACGAGCCCAACACTTGTGCCAGTTAAAAGTCTTGCTAAGCGAGAGAAGTCGCTGTGTACATTTGGCTTGGTTCCAAACACCTTGTCAGTGTAGTATTCAATctaaataaaattaacaatgattCATCAAATCACAAAAGTAGAAGTAAAAAAGTAGGATGTAAGACTTCTGGTTCTCTAAATTCTTttcaacacacaaaaaagatccTAACATACGTAGAAAGTGCAATACAAGGTATCAAAATAATATTTTCAGATTTCTATTCATAAAAGAGCTAGCAGAAGGGATATGTTGTGTAATAGAATCTAATATAATACCAAAGATACAAAATCATGGAATGAGATCAAATttaatacacaaaatatatagcCCCAGTTGTACAGAGCAAGACATTCATTCTTACAATTTTAGAAGGTGGTCTCTTGTGAAACATTCTCTTTGGTGCTCGAATGTGGTGATGTGACTGACACCAAGACCGCATATTGAGCCAGCGCACTGTGCCTGAGGGAGGGGGTCCTTCCTCACGGTGAAGGAGAATTAGCACCTTTTGAGTCCTCACTGCCATTTTCTCAACATGCTTCTCAATCTGTGGAAAaaatcaactatatatatacatttccaagtCTCAATAGTGTTCAGTGTTTCTTCAAGCAATCTGCAGCTTTCTCAAACAACAAACTAACCATATTCTTTGCAAATACACAAACGCCTCTCTAGAAATGGCACACATGCAGTGAAACCATCTCATGTTCTTACAACAACCATAATCACTCTTCTTTTCTTACCTTGCCCATTTGAGGCTCACTCTCCGCTAACCCTACTGTAAGTATCACATCTGCCTGACGAATACAACGCTGAGTCCAAACAGTCAGGGAAGAATCACACTGGTACAAAGTCACTCGATGTTGGTCCTCTATGTGCCCCAGCCATGATATGAGTTGATATTCATTTGCTGATTCCCATATACTTGTACCCATTGAACGCACCACATATTCAGAGGTCAGTCGGACTGCAGGACCTGTAGAATATTGTGGTAACATGCAGAGTAACTTAATGAGTAAAAAGgtttagggaaaaaaaagaagaaaaaacagcatcTACAGCCCATAATACTATGGTTATCATTCCTTATAATCAGGGAAATATTCTTAACCCATTCATCcctcaaaaaaatgaataaatatatataaaaacatgtaaataaataaataaataaataaataaatatatatataaatatatatatatatatatatatatatatatatatatatatatatatatatatatatatatatatatatatatatatatatatatatacacacacacaccatatataacaaaaaaacatgcatacacatatagatgctgAAAGCTTACcaatggaaaggagagaatgatacAATTCCAGAGTGAACTGAGAAAGAGGTACATCTTCTGAAACAGGAACTATGGCCACAGTTGAATAATTGCTTTGAGAAGGTCGCTGTTCAATGTTGAGCCCAAGTGGTGCAGGGGAGGTAGACGTAGATTTCCACGAGCCTGAGGATAAGAGGTTGAATCTAGAAAGCTCGATATGAGAAAAAATTCCATGTTCATATGAAAGTTAAAGCAGatctaaaataaaacataaataaaataacaacaaaaatcataaatctTAATTCAACTTTCCTTATGATGGATCAATCCCAATACCACTCATGCATATCACAAGAACATTTGTATCATCCAACAAAATACAATAACCAGTGGGAAAATATTACTCAATACCAAAGGACTTACCAAGAAGTCTTTGCCCTAACAGCTTTATCAACCTTGTCATCACAACAGGGTGCTTCAGCTTGATAATGTTAAAAAGACCTTCAGGCAGTTTTGCCAATTCTGAATCTCGCACAGCCATGACAGTAGTGCTACGGTCTGTCTGCGTTAACAGCTCCACCTGTTGGGAGATCATGAATATTGATTAATTACATACCAAACACATCTACTAGCAACAGAATATATTTGTTTCAAAATTTAATAACATTCTCAAAAAAGATCTCTAAATTTCAGATAAAATCatcattttaaaaatcttatttgGCACTAATATCCAAATCAAAACTAATATTGTTCTTTATTACTTACAATTCCAACAAGATCGCCCTTGCCATATTCAGCAACAACTTCCTTCCTGCCATCTTTCAAGGTGATAACAGATCGTAAACGACCACTTAAAACAATAAAGGTTGCATCTGTTTTCTGGCCTTGTCTGCAAAAATCAGAAGGTTCAGCAAATATTAATGCAtctatttcactttatttctcgtttcttgaggaatatatttcttttctaaatttatcattaatcCTTACTAAATCCTCCAGCTCTATAAATCTCTTCTATTAAGCTTCTGTTTGACTTACTTGTAGAGAGCTCGACCAGCCTCCAGATGTTCCCAGTCAAGGGCAAAATCAATCTGTCTCACGAAAGGTGACATACGACGAAGGACAGTGTTGGCAACATGCAATACAACCTCTGGTGTTTTCTTGATGATACTGTGGATTTCCAAGattatgtcatttttctttttttctcacattaCAACAATATTCAAGaacaatctttttatttattcaagtgTAAATACTGATTAAATTTCAGCCATGATCTCAGTGACAAAGACACTTCTACTCTATAAAACTCACGCATAAAATGTTTCTTTGCTGATAGATGCCACTCGAGCTGAATGTTTTGCCTTTACGGTGAAGAAAGATGGGTCACCTGAAAGCACAGCTAAGCCTCCCACAAGGTCCCCAGGATGTGCAGTGAACAGAAGAACATCATCGGGCGTGTCAGGAGCATGTTGGGACACTGTCAGCGTGCCCATGAGAATGTACACCAGAGCCGCTTCTTGCATTGAATCCTGCTTCATGAGGAAGGACCCAGCTGGCACATCCCTCACCTGCACAGCCCCCTGTAGGATCTCATCAGATTCTAGGTGTAGGAGTCCCTGGAATTTTTCCGTGGCCAGCTTCAAGGTATGAGCATCATCTTGCTCATCCTTTGGATCAACAAGGACAATTTTCCTCTGGCTGCCTTGCCTCACTGGTGTCTCTGGACCCTGGTGTTCTCCttcgtcatccccatcaccatcaggGGTTGATAAACTGTCCCGTTTCACTTTGTTGGGAGATGCTAAAGAAGGAACAATATTGCCTGTACTCCCTCTTCTAGGCACCtgtaaaaaacataaacatatacaaagtaatacatacatatgctctccttattttcccttaTCAAGCTTTATATCAACAGCAATATTTTCAAGTCTTCCAAACTTATCTAATAAATTTGTTTATTGAACAGGCCCAATGACATTGTAGTTTATTCAGgtaaaaaattacatataaatttaatcaaaaatatatataaacttttctaCATTAATGCAGAAGAAATAATCTACACGCACTACACTGAAATAATCTGCTTCTTTTAAAAGCTGTCTCAGAAACACAATACAATGCAAACTGTAATGTGCAActaacaaggaaaagaaggagataaataaCAAGAGCAAAGATCCATCTGTTAATGAATAAGAGCAACAACACAAATtcaaagattttttaaaatcccCTTTAGTGTCACTAGCAAAAGACATACTGATCATGCCATAGTATTatgcaagttaaaaaaaaatacattgtgggacacaaaagaaaaaagaaaaaaactctttgGTACATACAAGCTGTGTttccatagaaagaaaaagacaaaagagaaatctTTTCAGCCGTAGTCAGTGTCTCCTAATAATTTCAAGTCTTCTCTTTGTTATGACTAATTCTAATATTTTCTTACAAAgtgtaataatcattaatatgtatttttaatccatatacttttttatgttctttatttcttatttttgtttattttcaaattacaatattattcatttacttatgaaGTGAAATGACTGTCTGTACTTTTTAATTTGTACATGATAATTTGTTTTTGAAATTAAATGATTGTGTTTTTTATCACCTgtgtataatgattatgaaaaagaaaTCAATGTATTAGTCCCAAACACTTACCTTATTTATAAGCTCTGCTGAAAGCCCAAGGTACTGATGAAGTGCCGTAAATGTCACACGCATCAGCCTGACCATGATGATCTGAATAACACGTACAAACATGTCAGGGTGTTTGCGGAATGTCTCCTCAAAGACTTTTACAGGAAATTTCATAACAATGGAGTCTTCTTCTGCTTTGGCTTCGACAGTTTTGTACGGCTGTGGATGGCCAGTCAAGACATCACAGAAAGACAGCAGCGAGATGATAGACTCTCCAGGTAAGACCTCTTTTAGCGTAAAGGTGGTAGTGCCATCtggctcacacacgtacacactcaaacGTCCAGTCTGtactatataaatattttcatctgTCTGACCTGCAATTAGAAGGATATAAGTCAGATTCAGTTTATGTTTCAAGTGGAATACAGATATTATCATTTAGCATAAGGTAGATACTATGCaaaataagatacatatataagtatgtattaggTATACTTACCAACACTAAAGAGTGGCTGTCCTTTATACAAATGAATCGTCTGGACACTCTTGCATAACTCCAAAAATAAAGGCATGTCAAAGTGGCCAAAGACCCTGAAAGAGAAATATTTAACAAGGGATTAGCcttcttttaaaaaataacaaaaaatagtcatattcataatttttctaGCTGcatacttaattatttatgtcCATTTCCTGAGAGCACACACAAGTCTTGCGAAGATCTGAACTAATGCTGACTTCTGGATTACTCAGCTCCAAACCAAAGCTAGGCAAATCTATAAGCAACTTAAATCCTCTCACATACTGCAAATTTTCACCCAACAGACCTCAGGAAAaaatttatgaatgagaatgcataTCTTCACAGTGCAAAAGATGTATCTGACTGGTttcaatgtatttctgatgaagttaAAATCAAAACCTGCCAAATATACCTCTTGCACTgcaaatatattcattctcatatataccttttctatatttgccTCAATGAACACTGTTCAGACCTCAGGATCCAACTCTATAGCCTGGCTAATGAGAATATTACTAATTGATGTAAGTCTCTCACATCCTAGACACTGCTGATCAGCCTTTTATCTTCAGAGTAAAAATATGTAGTGGTTTGAAtgacctgcccccctcccctagcACCACAAATGGCTAGATCTATGACTACCAAATCACACTAAGCAAACCTCATGTTGTGGGGATTACATCATATCTATTAACACCAGCTGATGTATGGCAACACAGCATAGGGAGAGCATGTAATATTTCAATATCAAAATGGCAGCCCTCTGACTGAggctttaaaaaataaacaagatttgtattttttaatttcaactttagttttattttttcagtgTAATATCTAGGGTTGGAAGGCAGGGTTTAGAGTGAGGTGGTGTCCAGAAACTGGTTCATTACAtcactaaaaaataaacaaataaatatataaataaataaatactaaccCACCTCCAGAGAGAGTCTGTTACCTGAACCaaagattttttgggggggacatCATGACAACCGTGTCTCTCTAAGATCCTAACTAAACAATGCA includes the following:
- the sws gene encoding neuropathy target esterase sws (The sequence of the model RefSeq protein was modified relative to this genomic sequence to represent the inferred CDS: added 285 bases not found in genome assembly) → MDSLVEVASLLQYHLYQCMIEYPVAFPLVSCALLALLVLVVCRLRTSSPKAITDEIKRELKSKVDDVKDFVGVGTRPRFRKRDKIYFYGRKMLRKVKANIPTRPVSSRYLARRFARQFLGRGERDSPQLEVIEPPAEYLQEDLIHFDPSVPAEFVFMLKNIRVFGHFDMPLFLELCKSVQTIHLYKGQPLFSVGQTDENIYIVQTGRLSVYVCEPDGTTTFTLKEVLPGESIISLLSFCDVLTGHPQPYKTVEAKAEEDSIVMKFPVKVFEETFRKHPDMFVRVIQIIMVRLMRVTFTALHQYLGLSAELINKVPRRGSTGNIVPSLASPNKVKRDSLSTPDGDGDDEGEHQGPETPVRQGSQRKIVLVDPKDEQDDAHTLKLATEKFQGLLHLESDEILQGAVQVRDVPAGSFLMKQDSMQEAALVYILMGTLTVSQHAPDTPDDVLLFTAHPGDLVGGLAVLSGDPSFFTVKAKHSARVASISKETFYAIIKKTPEVVLHVANTVLRRMSPFVRQIDFALDWEHLEAGRALYKQGQKTDATFIVLSGRLRSVITLKDGRKEVVAEYGKGDLVGIVELLTQTDRSTTVMAVRDSELAKLPEGLFNIIKLKHPVVMTRLIKLLGQRLLGSWKSTSTSPAPLGLNIEQRPSQSNYSTVAIVPVSEDVPLSQFTLELYHSLLSIGPAVRLTSEYVVRSMGTSIWESANEYQLISWLGHIEDQHRVTLYQCDSSLTVWTQRCIRQADVILTVGLAESEPQMGKIEKHVEKMAVRTQKVLILLHREEGPPPSGTVRWLNMRSWCQSHHHIRAPKRMFHKRPPSKIIEYYTDKVFGTKPNVHSDFSRLARLLTGTSVGLVLGGGGARGAAHIGMIKAIKEVGIPIDMVAGVSIGAFVGALYSLEKDITRVTQKAREWSMKMTSIWRMALDLTYPEVSMFSGAGFNKLLHDALGDTNIEDLWLPYFTLTTDITDSVARIHTHGSTWRYVRASMSLSGYMPPICDPHDGHMLLDGGYVNNLPGDVMRNKWSVGSILAIDVGCQYETQFTNYGDCLSGWSVLIRRVFPFKYFFRKELKVPNLYDIQSRLSYVSCTRQLEDLKSSDYCEYIRPPIDKYQTLQFGSFDEIKEVGYQHGKTYFSGMLKGGRTVESVYHLSNTCADHRAGQKISLDASPTNFTDLAQIVCSVKKPTANTVLEDSSTEYDEDDVGGGYASEPNTNTEFFHKVSDELRRRRTGSLSDNDMIELNHAMNYDAGEEENDDEEEENDDDDEE